The proteins below come from a single Eubacterium limosum genomic window:
- a CDS encoding M48 family metallopeptidase, whose protein sequence is MFKGQKITPEHNKVYRYETGERHKYLGHFYTLSVMQTTAEPSVRIQGENMIMEVIDPGNRKQKELALDMWYREQAREVFVPILAEAIVKAAKYCLQMPQLRIYRMLDRWGSCSPKSKILILNLELIKVPVPCIEYIALHEMIHFKYPSHDFGFNSALGNLMPDWKQREDFLNTYYPI, encoded by the coding sequence ATGTTTAAAGGACAAAAAATTACGCCGGAGCACAATAAAGTATATCGCTACGAAACCGGCGAACGACATAAATACTTAGGGCATTTCTACACCCTCTCTGTTATGCAGACAACCGCAGAGCCCAGCGTACGTATACAGGGCGAAAATATGATTATGGAGGTTATCGATCCGGGCAACCGCAAGCAAAAAGAGCTGGCACTGGATATGTGGTACCGCGAACAGGCCCGCGAGGTTTTTGTGCCCATTCTGGCCGAAGCCATTGTAAAGGCAGCGAAATACTGCCTTCAGATGCCGCAGCTCAGAATCTACCGCATGCTGGACCGATGGGGTTCCTGTTCTCCCAAAAGCAAAATTCTGATCTTAAATCTGGAACTCATCAAGGTTCCTGTTCCTTGTATCGAGTATATTGCATTGCATGAGATGATTCATTTTAAATATCCCAGTCATGACTTTGGCTTTAACTCTGCCCTCGGCAATCTGATGCCGGACTGGAAGCAGCGTGAAGACTTTTTGAATACCTATTATCCGATTTAA
- the thyX gene encoding FAD-dependent thymidylate synthase — protein sequence METKLSVTLIEHTPEPEKLVAAAAKLCYSHAGAAEIMEDLTPENVNKFLNRLMDMGHASPIEHASFTFAIEGVSRALTHQLVRHRMASFSQKSQRYVTEGQFNYVVPYEIANIPEAKEEYIRAMENAQHSYDVIAEKLIQKHKQELMAEGKSEKQAANMAEKQGIEDARFVLPNACETKIVVTMNVRELLHFFNQRCCMRAQWEIRACAIAMLVECRKVAPILFKNAGPRCVEGPCPEGAMSCGKINEVRETFKAL from the coding sequence ATGGAAACCAAACTCAGTGTTACGTTAATCGAGCATACCCCCGAACCGGAAAAGCTTGTGGCTGCTGCTGCTAAACTCTGTTATTCGCATGCTGGTGCTGCGGAAATCATGGAGGATCTGACACCGGAAAATGTAAATAAATTTTTAAACCGTTTAATGGACATGGGACATGCTTCCCCCATTGAACATGCCAGTTTTACCTTTGCGATTGAAGGTGTGAGCCGTGCCCTGACTCACCAGCTGGTACGACACCGGATGGCAAGCTTTAGCCAGAAATCCCAGCGCTATGTTACGGAGGGGCAGTTTAATTACGTTGTACCTTACGAAATTGCAAACATTCCAGAGGCGAAAGAAGAGTATATCCGAGCCATGGAAAATGCCCAGCATTCCTATGATGTGATTGCTGAAAAACTCATTCAAAAGCATAAGCAGGAATTGATGGCAGAAGGAAAATCTGAAAAGCAGGCTGCAAATATGGCAGAAAAACAGGGAATCGAGGATGCCCGTTTTGTATTGCCAAATGCCTGTGAAACAAAAATTGTGGTCACTATGAATGTCCGTGAGCTGCTGCATTTCTTTAATCAGCGTTGCTGCATGCGTGCACAGTGGGAAATCCGAGCCTGTGCCATTGCCATGCTGGTGGAATGCCGCAAGGTTGCACCGATCTTATTTAAAAATGCTGGTCCACGCTGTGTGGAAGGCCCTTGCCCCGAAGGTGCAATGAGCTGTGGCAAGATCAATGAAGTTCGAGAAACCTTTAAAGCTTTATAA
- the hydF gene encoding [FeFe] hydrogenase H-cluster maturation GTPase HydF: MSLTSTPRSNRLHIGIYGKRNSGKSSLINALTGQKIALVSDVAGTTADPVYKYMEIHGIGPCMFIDTAGFDDVGELGEMRVGQTRKAMDKTDIALVVWGDTHTEEEYDWIDAFKKRNTPVIPIINKSDILTDIEPLVCEIKTQLGVPPLIVSAKTREGMDRIREALIRSLPKDYEAESITGSLCADGDLVMLVMPQDTQAPKGRLILPQVQTIRELLDKKCIVHSATADRFAEAIACLTAPPKLIITDSQVFKTVYDKKPLESKLTSFSVLFAAYKGDLDYFVSGARALDHLTESSRILIAEACTHAPLEEDIGREKIPNMLRKRVGKGLNIDIVAGNDFPQDLTPYDLVIHCGGCMFNRKHVLSRVERARSQGVPMCNYGVTIAHLSGILDKIDLV; encoded by the coding sequence CGCGCTGGTATCGGACGTGGCCGGTACCACCGCTGACCCCGTTTACAAATATATGGAGATCCATGGTATTGGGCCCTGTATGTTCATCGACACTGCCGGCTTTGACGACGTCGGCGAGCTTGGCGAAATGCGCGTTGGACAGACTCGCAAGGCCATGGATAAAACCGATATTGCCCTTGTAGTCTGGGGCGATACCCATACTGAAGAAGAATATGACTGGATTGATGCCTTTAAAAAACGAAATACACCTGTTATCCCCATCATTAACAAATCCGATATTCTAACAGATATTGAACCGCTTGTCTGTGAAATCAAAACCCAACTTGGAGTGCCACCTCTGATTGTCAGCGCAAAAACAAGGGAGGGAATGGATCGTATAAGAGAAGCGTTGATCCGCTCACTTCCCAAGGATTATGAGGCCGAGAGCATTACCGGCAGCCTTTGCGCAGACGGCGATCTGGTTATGCTGGTCATGCCGCAGGATACTCAGGCGCCTAAGGGACGGCTTATCCTGCCACAGGTACAGACTATCCGCGAGCTTTTGGATAAAAAGTGTATTGTCCACAGTGCCACTGCCGACCGTTTTGCTGAAGCCATCGCCTGCCTGACAGCCCCGCCAAAGCTCATCATCACCGATTCCCAAGTCTTTAAAACCGTTTATGATAAAAAACCCCTTGAAAGCAAGCTCACTTCTTTTTCAGTGCTATTTGCCGCCTACAAAGGAGACCTGGATTACTTTGTTTCAGGCGCCAGAGCCCTTGACCATTTGACCGAGAGCTCCCGGATTCTTATTGCGGAGGCCTGTACTCATGCACCTCTCGAAGAGGATATCGGCCGCGAAAAAATCCCGAATATGCTCAGGAAGCGTGTCGGAAAAGGGCTGAACATAGACATCGTAGCCGGAAATGATTTCCCTCAGGACCTGACGCCATATGACCTGGTGATTCACTGTGGCGGCTGTATGTTTAACCGCAAGCATGTGCTCTCCCGAGTCGAACGAGCCAGGAGCCAGGGCGTACCCATGTGTAACTACGGAGTCACCATTGCCCACTTGTCTGGTATTTTGGATAAAATCGACCTGGTATAA
- a CDS encoding sodium-dependent transporter, which produces MQKRETFSSRLGFLLISAGCAIGLGNVWRFPYIVGKYGGAAFVLLYLLFLIIMGLPIMVMEFSVGRASQKSIARSFDELEPKGTKWHLYSFFGIAGNYLLMMFYTTIAGWLLLYFIKMAKGDFVGLNADGVSAEFGNLMGQPVLMTVFMIIVVLICMGVCSRGLQNGVEKITKVMMICLLAVMIILVGRAVTLEGGAEGLKFYLMPDFNNLMYDAQGNMILGEAIFAAMGQAFFTLSLGIGALAIFGSYIGKDHTLGGEALRVTLLDTAVAIMSGLIIFPACFAFNVAPNEGPALIFVTLPNIFNEMPMGQVWGALFFVFMSFAALSTVIAVFENIISFAIDRWGFSRKKSVLINLVAIILLSMPCILGFNVLSGFQPLGQGTGILDLEDFIVSNNLLPLGSLIYLLFCVSKKGWGWDAFINEANTGNGLKFPKGIRFYVTWILPFVILFIFIMGYLNKFGVAL; this is translated from the coding sequence GTGCAAAAAAGAGAAACCTTCTCATCTCGCTTGGGCTTTCTGCTGATTTCGGCAGGCTGTGCCATCGGCTTGGGAAATGTCTGGCGCTTTCCATATATTGTTGGAAAATACGGCGGCGCTGCTTTTGTTTTACTGTATTTATTGTTTTTAATCATCATGGGGCTGCCGATCATGGTCATGGAATTTTCTGTCGGCCGTGCCAGCCAGAAAAGTATTGCCCGTTCTTTTGATGAATTAGAACCAAAGGGGACAAAATGGCATCTATACAGCTTTTTTGGTATCGCGGGAAATTATCTGCTGATGATGTTTTACACCACCATTGCCGGTTGGCTGCTGCTTTACTTCATTAAAATGGCCAAGGGCGATTTTGTCGGCTTAAACGCCGATGGTGTTTCTGCAGAATTCGGGAACCTGATGGGGCAGCCTGTCCTGATGACCGTTTTTATGATTATCGTAGTACTGATCTGTATGGGGGTTTGCTCCCGAGGGCTTCAAAACGGGGTTGAAAAGATCACAAAGGTTATGATGATTTGCCTGTTGGCAGTCATGATCATTCTGGTTGGACGTGCGGTCACACTGGAAGGAGGGGCAGAAGGCCTGAAATTTTATCTGATGCCGGATTTCAATAATCTGATGTATGACGCTCAGGGAAATATGATTTTAGGTGAAGCGATTTTTGCGGCTATGGGCCAGGCGTTTTTTACCCTGTCCCTTGGAATCGGCGCATTGGCAATATTTGGAAGCTATATCGGAAAAGACCACACACTGGGCGGCGAAGCCCTCCGTGTCACACTGCTTGATACGGCTGTCGCCATTATGTCCGGGTTGATTATTTTTCCAGCCTGTTTTGCTTTTAACGTTGCGCCTAACGAAGGCCCTGCCCTTATTTTTGTGACACTTCCCAACATTTTTAACGAAATGCCCATGGGCCAGGTCTGGGGTGCTCTGTTCTTTGTGTTCATGAGCTTTGCCGCACTGTCAACCGTTATCGCTGTGTTTGAAAACATTATTTCATTCGCCATTGACCGCTGGGGTTTTAGCCGAAAAAAATCCGTTTTGATTAACCTGGTTGCCATTATCCTTTTGTCCATGCCTTGTATTCTGGGCTTTAATGTACTTTCAGGCTTTCAGCCGCTGGGCCAGGGTACCGGTATTCTCGATCTTGAGGACTTTATCGTCAGTAATAATCTTCTGCCGCTGGGCTCTCTTATTTATCTGCTGTTCTGTGTATCTAAGAAAGGCTGGGGCTGGGACGCTTTTATTAATGAGGCCAATACCGGCAACGGCTTAAAATTTCCAAAAGGTATCCGTTTTTATGTAACTTGGATTTTACCTTTTGTCATTCTCTTTATCTTTATTATGGGTTACCTAAATAAATTTGGCGTTGCACTGTAA
- a CDS encoding class I SAM-dependent methyltransferase, which translates to MSTKEKSEKKSVISRDVLAAMFNTSEFKQYSHDCRQEVVESLEGHEFKTLLDLDCGGGKMLEQLFETFPDMEACGFDYSLDRLNGAKERLEGKNVSFKFGNAQCLPYEDNQFDVVVSTSTFHHYPYPDNVLKEVHRVLKPKGILVICDTYLGATLRYLNNFCKPINEVTEIRMYSEKEIWQMLGGAGFNGITWRRLNKHAYLAKAVASGIPLIA; encoded by the coding sequence ATGAGTACCAAGGAAAAATCAGAAAAAAAATCTGTTATTAGTAGAGACGTTTTAGCGGCAATGTTTAATACCAGTGAGTTTAAGCAGTATTCCCATGACTGTCGTCAGGAAGTTGTGGAATCCCTCGAAGGGCACGAATTTAAAACGTTGCTTGACCTTGACTGCGGCGGCGGAAAAATGCTTGAGCAGCTTTTTGAAACCTTTCCGGACATGGAAGCCTGCGGCTTCGACTATTCTCTGGACCGTCTGAATGGCGCAAAAGAACGTCTGGAAGGCAAAAATGTATCTTTCAAATTTGGGAACGCACAGTGTCTCCCTTATGAAGATAATCAGTTTGACGTTGTGGTCAGCACCTCAACTTTTCACCACTACCCCTACCCAGACAATGTTTTAAAGGAAGTACACCGGGTACTTAAACCAAAGGGAATCCTGGTTATCTGTGACACCTATCTTGGTGCTACACTGCGCTATCTCAACAATTTCTGTAAGCCTATCAATGAAGTTACAGAAATCCGCATGTATTCTGAAAAAGAAATCTGGCAAATGCTTGGCGGAGCTGGCTTTAACGGTATCACCTGGCGCCGTCTCAATAAACACGCTTACCTGGCTAAAGCTGTTGCTTCCGGAATTCCACTCATTGCTTAA
- a CDS encoding EAL domain-containing protein → MLADTIDHLGDETLYLSNSTSISTLLEGGDGIADGGDKEKEAIHVVEEAVKLMPNYVGMRILGKDNQIYLKNTVLQVIDGLESSIMDNTPDYFQGDPYRVDFTTYKDEAVVEVCAPVWSAGGEYLGCISLYYDNDFISLPDNENERSTILFDSDSWMPVATKGDLSLGDANDEVVNCSGLLEGMIETENTRDSFTYVDSDGQRMMGFVARDAQYPMALMTSVSSRAIFQTVLKYSAYQIVLTIILLIVFGLVLYYFYSRMKRPVREMNERCERMSEGEEGLDFGHYNDEDLNVLSDTLLSYCKKLEKAAFVDFHLNLANFSKGYQDIFRFIQKKEPFTVYMLDVANFGKYNRIFSIETGNEILLCISSGLQKIFGDQIYHVYGDRFMGINAMQDGDDGIQLELQKLMDSEIAVGAASFQLKYKVGICRYPEHGDNAKDLVMKLWQTLNFAKKYSEESVVIYNQTVLNDVNRENKILELLNRQIELQDFDVWYQPVYDYRKKRYTTAEALMRLQDENGQYIPPYEAIRVAEKNNLITEVGELVLTKACQTMKFLSNQGTSIENITVNLSVQQLVDQNYGKKTLNIIHESGITPDQICVEITEALLLQSFPAAIDVLNQMHAAGIRIVMDNFGSGEGSISYFSQVPFALVKLDHRLVQQVQQNQEQFEFVRKMVEMIKIKEVKVVAERVETEEDLNWMIRCGADYVQGYYYSKPLEEKAFWELVKKKS, encoded by the coding sequence ATGCTAGCAGATACCATTGACCACCTGGGCGATGAAACCCTTTATCTCAGCAATAGTACCAGTATCAGTACACTGCTGGAAGGTGGGGACGGTATCGCTGATGGAGGAGATAAAGAAAAGGAAGCAATCCATGTGGTCGAAGAGGCTGTGAAGCTGATGCCGAATTATGTTGGTATGCGCATTCTGGGAAAAGATAATCAGATTTATCTTAAGAATACAGTGCTTCAAGTCATTGATGGACTGGAGAGCAGTATAATGGATAATACACCGGATTATTTTCAGGGTGATCCATACCGGGTAGATTTTACCACATATAAAGATGAAGCGGTGGTAGAGGTGTGCGCGCCGGTCTGGTCTGCCGGCGGCGAGTACCTTGGCTGTATCAGTTTATATTATGACAATGATTTTATAAGTCTGCCCGATAATGAAAATGAACGGAGTACAATTCTGTTCGACAGTGACAGCTGGATGCCGGTGGCAACAAAAGGAGATCTCAGTCTTGGTGATGCCAATGACGAAGTGGTCAATTGTTCTGGACTTTTGGAAGGGATGATCGAAACAGAAAATACACGCGATTCTTTTACTTATGTCGATTCGGATGGGCAAAGGATGATGGGCTTTGTGGCCAGGGATGCGCAATACCCCATGGCTCTTATGACCTCTGTAAGCAGCCGTGCGATTTTTCAGACTGTTCTGAAGTACTCGGCCTATCAAATTGTTTTGACCATCATTTTACTAATTGTTTTTGGCCTTGTGCTTTACTATTTTTACAGTCGGATGAAACGTCCGGTTCGGGAAATGAACGAACGATGCGAGCGTATGTCTGAAGGAGAGGAAGGACTCGATTTTGGACATTATAACGATGAAGACTTAAATGTCCTGTCTGATACCCTGCTAAGCTATTGTAAAAAACTTGAAAAGGCTGCGTTTGTAGACTTTCATCTGAACTTGGCTAATTTTTCAAAAGGATATCAGGATATTTTTCGATTCATTCAAAAAAAGGAACCTTTTACAGTCTATATGCTTGACGTGGCGAATTTTGGAAAATACAATCGGATTTTTTCGATTGAGACGGGTAATGAGATTCTTTTATGTATCAGCAGTGGTCTTCAAAAGATTTTTGGCGATCAGATATACCATGTCTACGGCGACCGGTTTATGGGCATAAATGCTATGCAGGATGGTGACGATGGGATTCAGCTGGAGCTGCAAAAGCTGATGGATTCAGAGATAGCCGTTGGAGCCGCCAGCTTTCAGCTTAAATATAAGGTTGGTATCTGCCGCTATCCTGAACATGGTGACAATGCCAAAGATTTGGTGATGAAGCTTTGGCAGACGTTGAATTTTGCGAAAAAGTACAGCGAGGAAAGTGTCGTCATCTATAATCAGACGGTGCTCAACGATGTGAATCGTGAGAATAAAATACTTGAGCTGTTAAACAGACAGATCGAGCTCCAGGATTTTGACGTCTGGTATCAGCCGGTTTATGATTACAGGAAGAAACGTTATACCACCGCAGAGGCCCTGATGCGGCTCCAGGATGAAAATGGCCAATATATTCCACCTTACGAGGCCATACGGGTGGCTGAAAAGAATAATCTGATAACAGAGGTCGGAGAACTGGTGTTAACAAAGGCCTGTCAAACCATGAAGTTTTTGTCAAACCAAGGCACAAGCATTGAAAACATTACCGTCAACTTGTCGGTACAGCAGCTAGTGGATCAGAATTATGGGAAGAAAACGCTGAATATTATTCATGAATCTGGTATTACGCCAGACCAGATTTGTGTGGAAATTACAGAAGCCCTGTTATTGCAGTCTTTCCCGGCTGCCATTGACGTTTTGAACCAGATGCACGCAGCTGGAATTCGTATTGTTATGGACAATTTTGGATCAGGTGAAGGCAGTATTTCCTATTTTTCTCAGGTTCCCTTTGCTCTGGTTAAGCTGGATCATCGTTTAGTGCAGCAGGTACAGCAGAATCAAGAACAGTTTGAGTTTGTCCGAAAAATGGTTGAGATGATCAAGATCAAAGAGGTTAAGGTCGTTGCCGAAAGGGTCGAAACCGAAGAAGACCTGAACTGGATGATTCGCTGCGGAGCAGATTATGTTCAGGGTTACTACTATTCCAAACCTCTTGAAGAAAAGGCCTTTTGGGAGCTGGTTAAAAAGAAAAGTTAA